A single window of Flavobacteriales bacterium DNA harbors:
- a CDS encoding nucleoside-diphosphate kinase — protein MATNRTFTMIKPEAVENGHIGAILERINAAGFRIVAMKKTALSAEKAGEFYAVHKERPFYGELVSYMSSGPIVAAILEKDNAVLDFRTLIGATDPSEAAEGTIRSEFAESKAKNAVHGSDSDDNAAIEGDFFFSAEERF, from the coding sequence ATGGCAACTAATAGAACATTTACAATGATAAAGCCCGAAGCAGTGGAAAATGGCCACATCGGAGCTATCTTAGAACGAATCAATGCTGCAGGATTTAGAATTGTAGCAATGAAAAAGACAGCACTTTCTGCTGAGAAAGCAGGTGAGTTTTATGCTGTTCACAAAGAACGTCCTTTTTATGGTGAATTAGTAAGTTATATGAGCTCTGGTCCTATCGTTGCTGCCATTCTTGAAAAAGATAATGCAGTACTAGACTTTAGAACTCTTATAGGTGCTACTGACCCATCGGAAGCTGCTGAAGGAACTATCCGAAGTGAGTTTGCTGAAAGTAAAGCAAAAAATGCTGTTCACGGTTCTGACTCAGATGACAATGCTGCTATCGAAGGAGATTTCTTTTTCTCTGCTGAGGAAAGATTCTAG
- a CDS encoding bifunctional oligoribonuclease/PAP phosphatase NrnA, translated as MKATELNELKAFLSTPRKVVITTHKGPDGDAMGSSLALYNYLLMKGHDVQVITPNDYPKFLKWMKGDEYVIEYCFHEEKAKRITKKAELIFCLDFNTLSRIDTFAPVVEESKALKVLIDHHQQPDVFDFNFSDTTSCSTAQLIFEFLELLGDEDMIDQDIAECLYAGIMTDTGNFRFNSVTSKTHQVVSFLMQKGARNDWVYDQIHDNNSVSRLKLLGYCLSEKMEVIRELGVAIIHLSKEELERFNFKKGDTEGIVNYALSIEGINVAAFMVERDGIIKISFRSKGDISVNQLSRDHFNGGGHNNAAGGAFFTTMEEAISKFKNIIPNYINNN; from the coding sequence ATGAAAGCAACAGAATTAAATGAATTAAAAGCGTTTTTATCCACACCTCGAAAGGTGGTAATAACGACACACAAAGGTCCAGATGGCGATGCTATGGGTTCTTCTTTAGCCTTGTATAATTACCTGCTTATGAAAGGGCATGACGTACAGGTTATTACACCAAACGATTACCCCAAGTTTTTGAAGTGGATGAAAGGTGATGAGTACGTTATTGAGTATTGTTTTCATGAAGAAAAAGCTAAAAGAATAACAAAAAAAGCGGAATTAATCTTTTGTTTAGACTTCAATACACTTAGTAGAATAGATACTTTTGCACCTGTTGTCGAAGAATCAAAAGCCTTGAAAGTATTGATTGACCACCATCAGCAACCCGATGTTTTTGATTTTAATTTTTCAGATACTACCTCATGTTCTACGGCTCAACTCATTTTTGAATTTTTAGAATTGTTGGGAGACGAAGACATGATAGATCAAGATATTGCTGAGTGCTTGTACGCTGGAATAATGACTGACACAGGTAACTTTAGGTTCAATTCGGTAACTTCTAAAACCCATCAAGTGGTATCTTTTTTAATGCAAAAAGGTGCTAGAAACGATTGGGTTTATGACCAAATTCATGATAACAACTCTGTTAGCAGACTGAAATTATTAGGCTATTGCTTGAGTGAAAAGATGGAAGTAATCAGAGAGCTAGGAGTAGCTATCATACATCTAAGTAAAGAAGAATTGGAGCGATTTAACTTTAAAAAAGGCGATACTGAAGGAATAGTTAATTATGCACTTTCTATAGAAGGCATTAATGTAGCAGCCTTTATGGTTGAACGTGATGGAATAATTAAAATATCTTTTCGTTCTAAAGGTGATATTTCTGTTAATCAATTATCTCGTGATCATTTTAATGGTGGCGGTCATAATAATGCAGCAGGGGGTGCTTTTTTCACTACGATGGAAGAAGCAATCTCAAAATTTAAAAACATAATCCCTAACTATATTAATAACAACTAA
- a CDS encoding DUF721 domain-containing protein produces the protein MKRKSNQQTLGEVIKDFLRQSGWERKLDEVKIITEWDKVLGPSLAKYTEEVFIQNNKLHIRLNSSTLRQELSYKKSEIIKDLNEAVGKEVITDIVLK, from the coding sequence TTGAAAAGGAAGAGTAATCAGCAGACATTAGGAGAAGTCATAAAAGACTTTTTGAGGCAGAGTGGATGGGAACGTAAACTCGACGAAGTCAAAATTATAACAGAATGGGATAAAGTCTTGGGGCCTAGCTTAGCTAAATATACTGAAGAAGTGTTTATACAAAACAATAAGCTTCATATTCGATTAAATTCTTCTACTTTAAGGCAAGAATTATCCTACAAGAAGTCAGAAATTATCAAGGACTTAAATGAAGCTGTAGGTAAAGAGGTAATTACCGATATCGTTCTTAAATAA
- the recF gene encoding DNA replication and repair protein RecF (All proteins in this family for which functions are known are DNA-binding proteins that assist the filamentation of RecA onto DNA for the initiation of recombination or recombinational repair.), whose translation MYLDKLSVLNFKNHSDSSLDFNPNINCFVGNNGSGKTNLLDAIHYLSFTKSFFIKQDSMNVLYNQSFMTVEGIFEKDDKKELVQCAVKSGVKKIVKRNKKKYGKLAEHIGLFPLVMVSPTDSELLLAGSDVRRKYMDSVISQFDKEYLNTLIAYNKLILQRNALLKSMDSKSIQLSSLALYDEQLSPLAHIIFKKRQSFLNQLSPIFLDYYTSISNTEEEVSIHYESQLTEHSFLDLCQQNFEKDRIVKFTSVGIHKDDLVFHLNGYPIKRVGSQGQQKTYLLALKLAQFDFMQEALGYKPMLLLDDVFDKLDDNRVEHLMKLVDQHHFGQIFVTDTHPERSKQIFDKISADYKLFHIKDGAVEKEE comes from the coding sequence ATGTATTTAGATAAATTATCTGTATTAAATTTTAAAAATCATTCTGATAGTAGTTTAGATTTTAACCCCAATATCAATTGTTTCGTTGGGAATAATGGTTCTGGAAAAACTAATCTTCTAGATGCCATTCACTATTTATCGTTTACCAAAAGTTTTTTCATCAAACAGGATAGTATGAATGTATTGTATAATCAATCTTTCATGACTGTTGAGGGTATTTTTGAGAAAGACGACAAGAAAGAGTTGGTACAATGTGCAGTTAAGAGTGGTGTTAAAAAAATAGTTAAACGTAACAAGAAAAAGTACGGCAAGTTGGCTGAGCATATTGGCTTATTTCCTTTGGTTATGGTGTCCCCAACCGACAGCGAGTTGCTTTTGGCTGGAAGTGATGTAAGAAGAAAGTATATGGATAGTGTAATATCCCAGTTTGATAAAGAATATCTGAATACTTTAATCGCATACAATAAGTTAATCTTGCAAAGAAATGCACTCTTGAAGTCTATGGATTCAAAATCCATTCAGTTGAGTTCCTTAGCACTGTATGATGAGCAATTGTCGCCATTAGCACATATTATTTTTAAAAAAAGACAGTCTTTTTTAAATCAGTTATCTCCTATATTTCTAGATTATTACACTTCTATCTCTAATACTGAAGAAGAAGTAAGCATACATTATGAATCTCAATTAACAGAACATAGCTTTTTGGATTTATGTCAACAAAATTTTGAAAAAGATAGAATTGTAAAATTCACATCTGTGGGTATCCATAAAGATGATTTGGTTTTTCATTTGAATGGCTATCCTATTAAGCGAGTAGGTTCGCAAGGTCAACAAAAAACATATCTCTTAGCACTTAAATTAGCCCAATTTGATTTTATGCAAGAGGCTTTAGGTTATAAGCCCATGTTGTTGTTGGATGATGTTTTTGACAAATTGGATGATAATAGGGTAGAACACCTTATGAAATTAGTCGATCAACATCATTTTGGACAAATATTTGTTACCGACACACACCCCGAACGATCTAAGCAGATATTTGATAAGATTTCTGCCGATTATAAATTGTTTCACATAAAAGACGGAGCCGTTGAAAAGGAAGAGTAA
- a CDS encoding FKBP-type peptidyl-prolyl cis-trans isomerase, with protein MKNKLFILGVAATLVACNQENYTNAELTTQIDSVSYSLGISVANNLKNSGFESIETDAMASAFNDVFSDKEVRITEDEANLLIQDYFLELSEKKSQEATAEGSSFLIENAKKVGVITTSSGLQYEIITNGTGATPSESDKVTVHYHGTLLDGTVFDSSVDRGQPATFPVNGVIPGWVEALQLMNVGSKYKLYIPSDLAYGERGAGGAIGPNATLIFEVELLSIN; from the coding sequence ATGAAAAACAAACTTTTTATCCTTGGTGTTGCGGCTACATTAGTAGCATGTAATCAAGAAAACTACACAAATGCTGAATTAACAACACAAATAGATTCTGTAAGTTATAGCTTGGGAATAAGTGTTGCCAACAACCTTAAAAATAGCGGTTTTGAAAGTATAGAAACCGATGCTATGGCGTCAGCCTTTAACGATGTTTTCAGTGACAAAGAAGTAAGAATTACTGAAGATGAAGCCAATCTATTAATACAAGATTACTTTCTCGAATTATCAGAAAAGAAAAGTCAAGAGGCTACTGCTGAAGGAAGTTCTTTTTTAATTGAAAACGCTAAGAAAGTAGGTGTCATCACAACTTCATCGGGCTTACAATATGAAATAATTACTAATGGAACAGGGGCAACGCCTAGTGAATCTGACAAGGTTACTGTTCATTATCATGGAACACTATTAGACGGTACTGTCTTTGACAGTTCGGTAGACAGAGGTCAGCCGGCTACATTTCCTGTAAACGGTGTTATTCCAGGTTGGGTAGAAGCTTTACAATTAATGAATGTAGGTTCAAAGTATAAGCTGTATATACCATCTGATTTAGCCTATGGTGAAAGAGGAGCAGGAGGGGCAATAGGACCAAATGCTACACTTATCTTTGAAGTAGAATTATTGTCTATAAACTAA
- a CDS encoding isoprenylcysteine carboxylmethyltransferase family protein: protein MALINELEKQGNFLFKYRGQFPVVLFILAIPFLYFTDSTHPLLAENYSVLAIALSLVGFLIRAYTIGTTPRGTSGRNTKEQVAEVLNSTGIYSMVRHPLYLGNYFMWIGIVVFTFNWYFVVVVSLLYWVYYERIMFAEERFLERKFGQQYLEWASKLPAFIPKFSQFKKSNIPFSVVSVLRREYSGVLATVIGFVFVLLLRNFFEGNKVLVSESWLNVLAITTLVSLVLRTLKRSTSLLDEEGRS, encoded by the coding sequence ATGGCATTAATCAACGAATTAGAAAAGCAAGGTAATTTTTTGTTTAAATATAGAGGGCAATTTCCAGTTGTCCTCTTTATTTTGGCTATTCCATTCCTTTATTTTACTGATTCTACACACCCTTTATTAGCAGAGAATTATTCCGTTTTAGCCATAGCTTTGTCTTTAGTTGGATTTTTAATTCGTGCTTATACCATCGGTACAACACCTCGAGGCACTTCTGGAAGAAACACCAAAGAACAAGTGGCAGAAGTTTTGAATAGTACTGGTATTTATTCTATGGTCAGACATCCTTTATATTTGGGTAATTATTTTATGTGGATAGGTATTGTAGTATTTACATTCAATTGGTATTTTGTTGTAGTGGTTAGTCTGTTGTATTGGGTATATTATGAGCGTATTATGTTTGCCGAAGAACGTTTTTTGGAACGCAAATTTGGACAGCAATACTTAGAATGGGCTAGTAAGTTACCAGCATTTATACCTAAGTTTTCCCAATTTAAAAAGAGCAATATTCCTTTTTCAGTAGTAAGTGTTTTAAGGAGAGAATATTCGGGCGTACTAGCTACGGTCATAGGTTTTGTATTTGTGCTATTGCTAAGGAATTTTTTTGAAGGAAATAAGGTTCTTGTTTCGGAGTCATGGCTGAATGTACTTGCCATTACTACACTAGTAAGTTTAGTTCTAAGAACATTAAAAAGAAGTACCTC